Below is a window of Actinomycetes bacterium DNA.
CTCGGCGAGGTAGCCGCTCGTCCCGGTGACCACGGAGACCAGGATCTTGGTCCCCGTGGCGTTCCATCGGGCGAGGGAGAGGTCGGCGCTGGGGGTGCCCTTGGCGAGGACCCGGAACGCGCTTCCGTCGGCGTTCATGACGGCGAGGCTGCTGGGAGCGTTCTCGTGCGAACCGTCCCCGAAGACCTCGAGCACGCGGTTGTCCACCGCAGCCACGGCGGCGTACCAGGGAGCCTGGGACAGCCTGCCCTTGCGGATCACCTTCTGGTGGGTCCCGTCAGCGTTGGCGATGACCACGTCGCCGACCTTGGCCGTGGGTGCGGCGGCCACCATGGCGATCTTGTCCGGCGACGGGGCGGCCTCCGCGGCGCCGCCGACGCCGGGGAGCGCTCCGGCGACCAGGGCCAGGCCGGGCACGAGCAGCAGGGCTGTGCGCATCGGTTCCCCCCGAGTTCTCCGGACCGACGCTCGGCCCGGCGGCGAGCCCGAATCTAGCCGCCCACCTCGGAGCCCGTGGAGGTATCGCGATCTCCACCCGATCGGCCGAGGAGCGCCGTCAGGGGACGGGGGTGAGGGCAGCTCCCCCGGCCACCACCGCGAGGACGTTGTCGACCGCGAGGTCGACCATGGCCGAGCGGGTGGCGAGGGTGGCCGAGCCGACGTGCGGCAGCAGGACCAGCCCGGGGACGTCCATCAGGCCCGCGAGGTCGCTACCCAGCGGCTCGCGGTCGTAGACGTCCAGGCCCGCCGAGTGCAGCCGCCCCGCTCGCAGCGCCGCCACGAGGGCCTCCTGGTCCACGACCGGGCCACGCGCGGTGTTGACCAGCGTCGCCGTCGGCTTCATCAGGGCCAGCTCGCGCGCCCCGACCAGGTGCCGAGTCTGGTCGGTGAGCGGGACGTGCACGGACACGACGTCGGACTCGCGCAGCAGCGTCTCGAGGTCCACGGCTCGCGAGACCTCGTCGGAGCCCGCGGTACGGCTGTGGTGGACGACCGTCATCCCGAACCCGCGCCCACGACGGGCGACGGCGCGCCCGATCTGGCCGTAGCCGAGGATGCCCAGCGTCGCGCCGTGGACGTCGAGGCCGAGGTAGGCGTCCATCACGAACCCGGTCCAGCGGCCTCCCCGCAGCGACTCCCCGGCCTCCCAGAGGCGGCGCCGGCTCATGAGGACCAGCGCGAAGGCCAGGTCCGCGGTCGTCTCCTCCAGCACGTTCGGGGTGTGTGTCACGACGACTCCGCGCTCCCGCGCGGCGGCCAGGTCGATCTGGTCGAAGCCGGCGCTGGCCAGCGCCACGACACGAAGGCCGGCTCCGGCGGCGTCCAGCAGGCCCGCATCGATGCGGTCGCCGGCGATGCCGAGGATCGCGGTGGCCCCCCTGGCGAGCTCACGCAGCCGGCCCGGGGACGACGGGGACGAGGTGCCCGTGTCGACGACCTCGCAGGTCAGGGCGAGCCGCTCGACCCCCGCGCCAGGACAGCCCGACCGCGTCACCAGGACACGCGGGCGCGACGTGGTGGCGATCGGCACTCCCCCATTGTCGCCACCGCTCGTCCCAGCCGGCGGGAGCGGCACCGACCGCTGCTGGATTGACTGAACCGTCAGTAAGGTGACGGCTGACCGCTCGAGCACCGGAGGCTGCCGTGGACGTCCCCGACCGCGCCCAGGTCGTCGTCGTGGGCGGCGGAGTCATCGGGTGCAGCGTCGCCTATCACCTCACCCGGCGAGGCTGGACCGACGTGCTGCTCCTCGAGCGCAAGCGCCTGACGTCCGGCACCACGTGGCACGCCGCCGGGCTGGTGACCCAGGCCCGGCCGAGCGCGGGCACCCGCGAGATTGTGCGGCGCAGCCTTCGCGTGTTCGAGACCCTGGAGGCCGAGACCGGTCAGAGCACCGGCTTCCGGCGTACCGGCACCGTCCACCTGGGCACGAGCGAGGACCGCATGGAGGAGCTTCGCCGACAGGCCTCCGCCGGACGCGCGTCGGGCCAGCGCATCGAGGTCGTCGACACCGAGCGCGCCGTGGAGCTGTTCCCCCTGCTGAACCCCGACGGCATCCTCGGCGGGCTGTACTACCCCGACGACGGGCGGGGCAACGCGACGGACACGACGATGGCCCTGGCCAAGGGGGCGCGCGACGCCGGCGCTCGCATCCTCGAGCAGACGCGCGTCACCGGCGTGCTGACCGACGGCCGGCGGGTACGCGGCGTGGCCACGGAGTACGGCGACGTCGAGGCCGAGGTCGTCGTGAACTGCACCGGCATGTGGGGGCGTGAGTTCGGGGCGACCCACGGCGTCGCCCTGCCGCTGCAGGCGCTCGCCCACTACTACGTCGTCACGGACAAGATCCCCGGCCTGCCCGCGAACCTGCCGACCATCAAGAGCTCCGACGACTTCGCCTACGTCAAGGACGAGGCCGGCAGCCTCATGGTCGGCTTCTTCGAGCCGGGGAGCTACGCGTGGGCGTCTCGTGGGATCCCGGCCGATGCGGAGTTCACCACCCTCCCCGAGGACTGGGACCACCTCGGGCCGTTCTACGAGCGCATGCTCGGCCGCTTCCCGATCCTCGCCGACGCCGGGATCCGCCTGTTCTTCGCTGGGCCGGAGAGCTTCACCCCCGACGGCTACTACCACCTCGGTGAGGTGCCCGACGTCGAGAACTACTACGCCGCCTGCGGCTTCAACTCCATCGGGTTCCTGAGCGGGCCGGGGGCCGGGTCGGTGCTCGCCGACTGGATCGTCGACCGTCACCCGCCCATGGACCTGCCCGAGGCGGACCCGCGCCGTGTCGTGCCGTTCCAGGTCAACCGTCGCTACCTCGAGCAGCGGGTGGTCGAGACCCTCGACAGGGCCTACCCGGTCCACTGGCCCTTCGAGCAGCGCGAGCGAGCGCGCGGGATCCGCCGCTCGCCGGTGCACGACCGGGTCGCCGCCGCGGGTGCGGTCTTCGGCGAGCTGGCCGGCTGGGAGCGGGCCACCCACTACGCGGTGGGCGAAGATCCGGACGGAGGCCCCTCCTTCGGCCGGCCGCCCTTCTTCGACGCCTGGGCCGGCGAGCACCGCGCCGTCCGCGAGGACGTCGCGCTGTTCGACATCAGCTCCTTCGGCA
It encodes the following:
- a CDS encoding D-glycerate dehydrogenase — its product is MPIATTSRPRVLVTRSGCPGAGVERLALTCEVVDTGTSSPSSPGRLRELARGATAILGIAGDRIDAGLLDAAGAGLRVVALASAGFDQIDLAAARERGVVVTHTPNVLEETTADLAFALVLMSRRRLWEAGESLRGGRWTGFVMDAYLGLDVHGATLGILGYGQIGRAVARRGRGFGMTVVHHSRTAGSDEVSRAVDLETLLRESDVVSVHVPLTDQTRHLVGARELALMKPTATLVNTARGPVVDQEALVAALRAGRLHSAGLDVYDREPLGSDLAGLMDVPGLVLLPHVGSATLATRSAMVDLAVDNVLAVVAGGAALTPVP
- a CDS encoding FAD-dependent oxidoreductase; its protein translation is MDVPDRAQVVVVGGGVIGCSVAYHLTRRGWTDVLLLERKRLTSGTTWHAAGLVTQARPSAGTREIVRRSLRVFETLEAETGQSTGFRRTGTVHLGTSEDRMEELRRQASAGRASGQRIEVVDTERAVELFPLLNPDGILGGLYYPDDGRGNATDTTMALAKGARDAGARILEQTRVTGVLTDGRRVRGVATEYGDVEAEVVVNCTGMWGREFGATHGVALPLQALAHYYVVTDKIPGLPANLPTIKSSDDFAYVKDEAGSLMVGFFEPGSYAWASRGIPADAEFTTLPEDWDHLGPFYERMLGRFPILADAGIRLFFAGPESFTPDGYYHLGEVPDVENYYAACGFNSIGFLSGPGAGSVLADWIVDRHPPMDLPEADPRRVVPFQVNRRYLEQRVVETLDRAYPVHWPFEQRERARGIRRSPVHDRVAAAGAVFGELAGWERATHYAVGEDPDGGPSFGRPPFFDAWAGEHRAVREDVALFDISSFGKISVQGRDALALLQRLSAADVDVEPGEVVYTQWLNDRGGIEADVTVTRVADAEFLVLTAAATLGRDASRLRRHSGEAFVTVTDVSAAMAMFSLMGPRSRELLQPLTDADLSDHAFPFRASRTIDLGLAMVRATRITYVGELGWELLVPADVAVHVYDTLLEAQPGLRHAGYHALNSLRMEKAYRSWGHDIGWADTPVEAGLGFAVAWDKPGFIGRDALLRHREEGPTRRLVQVAFDDPDVMAYHDEPIYRDGVLVGRLASASYGHTLARAVGLGYVGADHPVDADWVGAGTYAVEVACVRQPVTVSLRPLYDPGNERIRR